In Setaria italica strain Yugu1 chromosome IX, Setaria_italica_v2.0, whole genome shotgun sequence, the genomic stretch AGCATTCATTCCTTCCTTCACAGCTTCCTCTACTGTTCCGTAACCATGTTCATCTGCATATTTTCTAATATCCTCTGTGATTTTCATCGAACAAAACTTGGGCCCACACATTGAGCAGAAATGAGCTACTTTGGCACCCTCAGATGGCAATGTTTCATCATGGAAAGCCATGGCGGTTACTGGATCCAGAGATAGAGCAAATTGGTCGAGCCATCTAAACTCAAACCTTGCCTTGCTAAGGGCATCATCCCAAGCTTGTGCGTAGGGATGACCCTTTGCCAAATCAGCAGCATGAGCAGCAATTTTGTAGGATATCACACCTGTCTTAACATCATCACGATTAGGCAACCCAAGGTGCTCCTTTGGTGTAACATAACAAAGAAGTGCAGTGCCAAGAGCTCCAATGTTGGCCGCACCAATGGCTGAGGTGATGTGGTCATAACCAGGTGCGATATCAGTTGTCAGTGGACCCAACGTATAGAAAGGTGCTTCATTACACCACTCCAGCTGTTTTTCCATGTTTTCAGGAATTTTATGCATTGGGATGTGCCCTGGACCTTCATTCATCACCTAAAAGTTGATAGATATCAGGAAGTTTGCCCCAAAGTTTCAACTATTGAGTTATATACAAACCATGGTCTACAAATCAGCAATTTGAAACTTTGAATCATCTAGTACTTTGTTATATATTAGTCGATTTAACAGAAAATTCCTAGGTAAACTTAACTGCACTGGAAATAAGAGCAGATCACTGATTAGATGTTAAACAGCTAGATGGTATTAGGAGTGGCATATTTTATGTTTGATATGCAATCTGTTGATCCAGCAATCATATTTAGTTGTATTGCAAAAGGATAGCTTGATTCACTGTTTTCCTTTCTGTCAAACTCGCATTTTTCAAATCCAACAAGTTTTGAGTATAGATCCTCACAAGTTACAATATAGAATACTTTTCTGACCAGATCTGCACAGGCGCTACCATTTCCAACTAATCATTTACCTTATGCATTTTGAAGTTAAACCATGTTTATGTTCAGAACAGGTTTTTTATTCTCACCTGCACATCTTTCGCCCATGCTCGACGTGTTAGTTCACCTTGAGTCAGCAGTTCTGCAAACTGAGCACTATCATTTGCGTCATAAATAGAACCGGGCCTCAAACCATCACCAATTGATAATGCCACATCATATTGATTGCATATGTCAAGAATTTCATCCCAGTGTTCATAAGCAAAGTTCTCCTTGTGATAAGTTAAGCACCATTTTGCATGAATTGAGCCACCACGTGAAACTATGCCAGTCATTCTCTTTGCTGTAAGAGGAATGTAACGAAGCAGGACACCAGCATGGATTGTGAAGTAATCAACACCCTGCTCAGCTTGTTCAATCAAGGTATCCCTAAAGATTTCCCAGCTCAGATTTTCAGCAATACCATTTACTTTCTCAAGTGCTTGGTAAATAGGAACGGTCCCAATAGGAACCGGAGAGTTACGAATAATCCATTCCCGGGTCTCATGGATATGTCTCCCTGTTGAGAGATCCATGACAGTATCAGCTCCCCACATTGTGGCCCACTGGAGCTTGTGAACTTCATCCTCGATGGAGCTCAGAACAGCTGAGTTCCCAATATTTGCATTCACCTTCACAAGAAAGTTTCTACCAACAATCATGGGTTCCAATTCCAGGTGCCTCTTGTTGGAAGGAATTATGGCCCGTCCACGGGCAACTTCTGTCCGAACAAATTCAGGACTAAGGTTCTCGCGCTTGGCACAGTATAACATCTCCTCTGTTATGATTCCATGTTTAGCATAATACATTTGTGTGTAACGAGGACTACCCATCTTCTCCCTCCTATCAATCCATTCCTTCCTTATCTTTGGGAGTCCTGCaaattatttttgaatattATAAACAGCTTAATGTGTTAAATTGTATGCTAGGGAGCAATGGAACTTCTTTTGAGGGAAAACAGCAGGACAGAGCCCTTCTGTTATCAAACTATATTAAATATAAAGAAAAACATTGCATAGACAAAGAGAAAAATAGCCCAGCAACACGGTGATGTGAGCACTTCTAAGTTATTATGGTTTGTCAATGCCTCGTTTGCTGTTTTATACTATCACAGTTAGTTTTATAAGGAAATTCGTTTATCACGGTTTGCAGGACATATAACATTTCATATTCTTGCCCTTTTTTATGAAAATTAGACTAAAGGGCGTACCCAGTGcgaaagctcccacacaaggtgggGTCTGGGGAAGGGAATTCCTAGACAGCCTTACCCTtgcaaaattcttttaaaattctGCAAAGAGGCTGGTTCGAACCCAGGACCTCCGGGCCACAAGTGGAGAGTTTTACCACTGCGCCAGGTCCGCCCTTCTTTTTATGAAAATTAGACTAATTAGTCCAATTGAGCTTTTTAAAAAAGCAACAGTAAACATGGTCATATAAATTTAAAGATATGTAAACATACATAAGTAACCAGAATGTCAGAGCAATCCAAGACACAAAAACAAAGCATAAGGCCAGGGagttaccaatccttgggcttaTATTTTGAGGACCACTGGTGTCATATGTATCAAAGTGCTTCTGATCTCCAGTCAAATGGACTCTCCGGAATGGAACCTTGAGGACATGACCAGATTCCTCGTGAACGATTTCACTGAAACGCATAAGCCATAACAAATATAAGCTATTAGCATGTTAGCACGTCCAAGAATAGTCACAAGGTCAAACGAGAAAGGAAACCATACCTTGATTCTTTGGTACTCCTTGGAAAGCATTCTTCAAATGATGGGAGTGGCAGAAATTCTGGAGCAGTAGGGTCGACTGTGTGCTTGCTTTGCCTGGGTTTTGATGGCTCTGATGTTGATTGGTCAGTCACTGAAGCAACCTTGGGGATTAAATAAGTGAGGCTAGCATTcctgtcttgaatgtcttgacGTGAAATGCCACCAAAACAAGGTAGAAGTGCAGTTTTTGGGAACTTCAGCCCACTGCAGCTACTCTTCAGAGCCATTGTTGACGAAAATGAGGGTTGAAGTGCAGCCATTTCCTGATCAAGGTAAGAATTACTGAATTAGTGACCGCACACAGCGCACTAAGATAGGCTGGAAAAATACACAGCTTCTATTTGCCAATGCAGAAAAGCACAGTCTTACGTCCACGAAAGCCCACGGAAGGTTCTCTACTTTTTTTTGTGCTTCAAATATGTAATGATATTAGAAATTTGACCTGACAGCAAGGCTAGCAGAGGGCATCAAAACATGACAGCAAAAGAATGGGTCATCTAGCAATTGAATAAATTTCTCTAGCTTGCAGGTTTGAAGCCAACCAAACTGATGCTATATGCTTGTCCCATGCACCCACCGTCTCAGAGACTATTCATTAACTAATTCTATCTGGTTTCAGCAACAGTACATTTCCATTGTTTAAGACGGTTACAAGGGTGTATACTTGAGTTTTGGAATTGTTCATTTGTGTGACTATTTACCTCTGCGCCTATTCACAAACCCGAACTATATGTTTCCACTAGAGTAAACTATTGCTATACGGTAAATTTTCTGAAAACAACTGAAATATCAATGTTGCACGAAGGAGACGCAACAAACTGAAGAGAACTGCCGTCTACCCGCATGAttatctactccctctgtctcaATAAAATGCAACTCTCGTTTCTCGAGAAGTCAAATAGTTTCaaatttaactaaatttataaaaaaaaattactaaCATTCACATCACcaaataaatttaatataaaaatatattacttTATTTTGTATGTActatttgtataaatttgatcaaatttaaaattagttGACCACCTCGGGAAACGAGAGTTGCATTGTTTTTCGGACGGAGGGAGCATCTACTAGTGTCGCAAGCGCAACTAATACAAACAAAATCCCACCCGCTGCAGAATCGAGCCCAAACACTGCGCCAGATCTCTCTCACCTCGGAGGAACGGCGGCTCGGGACGTTGTCGATCGGCGGGAGAGGACCGGAGGAGCGACGCGAGCGCCGAGTGCAGGTGCGGAGTGGAGTGGCTGATTTTTCTTATTATAGGGGTCTCGCGCGGAAGGGGATAGGGGACGGGTGGCCAAAGCGAGAAAGGACATGAGGGGAACGGCGACGCGAGATATTTCCGATCGCCGGGAAGATATTATCGGCTGGGATACGATCGTAGGAAGGGAGATTCGGGGGAGAGTGAGCTCGGCGACGCGTGAATGGCGGTGGGCAGCGTGACTCGACGCGGAAGAAAAATCTCCCCTCACCTCGCCGTTGTCGCGTTGCGGACGAGGGACGCCGGACGAGCCGACGAGGGAGTGGAACTTGGGCTTGCAAACGCCTTGGCTTATGAGCTCATGGGCCTTTTGCGAACGAGTTCACTGCTAAACAGCCGGCCTATTTTGGGTTTTCATGGGGCCCTGGCAAATTACTGGAAATCCGAATACCACTTCAAAAAAGGGACATAGATCCATTCGCGCTGACATAccttcctctcaaaaaaaaaaaaatcgcgCTGACAAAGCTGATAGCCGTTCGACCGAGTCCTTCGCAGCACAGGTTCCAACTCTGCAGTGTGGACTGTGTGGAGCGCCATTCCAAGTAGAAGAGGTCTTAAAATAAAAAGGCAAAGAAAATACAACAATACGAACCAATTTATCTGCTCAATGTGAGCTTTACAATATTCACAAAGGTTGCTACAAATAGACTCATAGGAGTTGCTAGCAAAGTGGTTCGACCTTCTCAAACAACATTCATGCCAGGTCGGAACATTAGGGAAGGAACAGTGATATTACACGAAACTATTCATGAACTCCACATAAAAAACTTAATGGCGTGATTCTCAAAATTGACATTGAAAAGCCCTATGATAAGGTAAAATGGTCATTTCTACAACAAACACTCCGCATGAAGTGATTCTGCCAGCAGTGGTGTACATGGATTGAAAATTTTATTGTAGGAGGAAGTGTGGGCATCAAAATTAATGATAACATTGGACACTACTTCCAAAAAAAGATAGCCTCAAACAAGGAGACCCCATATTGCCTATCTTTTTAACATTATGGCAGACATGCTCTCTATTTTAATCAAGAGGGCAAAGGAGGATGGGCAAATTAATGGGGTGATACCTCGCCTTGTGGAAGATGGATTGTCTATTTTACAATATACAGATGATACAATTTTGTTCATGGATCATAATTTGGAGTAAGCTAAAAATATGAAGCTATTGCTCCGTGTCTTTGAACAATTATCATGATTAAAAATTAATTTCCATGAGAATCAGATCTTTTGTTATGGAGAGGCTAAACAGTATGAGCAAGAATATATTGATTTGTTTGGTTGTGCCCTTAGGCCATACCCTTTCAGGTAATTAGGTATCCCAATGCACCACCATAAACTCTATAATGCAGATTGGAGTGTAATTGAGGAAAGATTTAAGAACAAATTAAGTACTTGGGAAGTCAAACATTTATCTTATGGCAAACGGCTGACTTTATTGAATTAAGTTCTAAGTAGCATTCCCATGTTCATGATGTCCTTCTTTGAAATTCCTAAAAGTTAAAAGGCTGGACTTTTATCCATCCGAATTCTTCTGGCAAGGTAATAATGATAAATTAAAATACCGCTTAGCCAAATAGAATATCTTGTGTCATCCCAAAGATCAAGGCGGTTTGGGAATAACAAACTTCTAGATTAAAAATAGATGCCTTCTCAGCAAATGGTTGTTTAAATTACTTAACGAAGATGGCAACTAGCAAACCTAAGTCAGGAATAAATATCTAGGTTCAAAGA encodes the following:
- the LOC101761078 gene encoding phosphomethylpyrimidine synthase, chloroplastic, whose amino-acid sequence is MAALQPSFSSTMALKSSCSGLKFPKTALLPCFGGISRQDIQDRNASLTYLIPKVASVTDQSTSEPSKPRQSKHTVDPTAPEFLPLPSFEECFPRSTKESSEIVHEESGHVLKVPFRRVHLTGDQKHFDTYDTSGPQNISPRIGLPKIRKEWIDRREKMGSPRYTQMYYAKHGIITEEMLYCAKRENLSPEFVRTEVARGRAIIPSNKRHLELEPMIVGRNFLVKVNANIGNSAVLSSIEDEVHKLQWATMWGADTVMDLSTGRHIHETREWIIRNSPVPIGTVPIYQALEKVNGIAENLSWEIFRDTLIEQAEQGVDYFTIHAGVLLRYIPLTAKRMTGIVSRGGSIHAKWCLTYHKENFAYEHWDEILDICNQYDVALSIGDGLRPGSIYDANDSAQFAELLTQGELTRRAWAKDVQVMNEGPGHIPMHKIPENMEKQLEWCNEAPFYTLGPLTTDIAPGYDHITSAIGAANIGALGTALLCYVTPKEHLGLPNRDDVKTGVISYKIAAHAADLAKGHPYAQAWDDALSKARFEFRWLDQFALSLDPVTAMAFHDETLPSEGAKVAHFCSMCGPKFCSMKITEDIRKYADEHGYGTVEEAVKEGMNAMSAEFLAARKTISGEQHGEAGGEIYVPESYAAQK